A window from Neochlamydia sp. AcF84 encodes these proteins:
- the sctQ gene encoding type III secretion system cytoplasmic ring protein SctQ: MTSPKASMPYDWLKQIPTALLQLDEIPLIGSSPPFPWEDLSKGLEEIFQIPDFKIEPTPFQWRTKDELCVGMGPVIPLSCSIPSLEGQLTWIMAAEDIYRLISLLLNEDGHEHDVLEDEFLQGFYCFAAYEVIHLINKLPFDQSLSPQILQESSIPVEDSLCADIKIQLRGKTLIGRMIVSPTFRRSWKEKYAERSLELPLHASLAEQLTIPVHIEAGRTSIHPSEWKTVRKGDFILLDSCTVKPYDDKGGRITLTVNGLPFFIGKIKDGNIKILDHPLYYQEEETFMSKIPSEEQDDSSLDFESELEFDSEMESDMESDFESEMEAESEHESEETSNLALDEKLKDREIEEDLTSSEEESSAVIPTETSVKIDEIPLSVIIEVGRLQMSVKKMLELQPGNLLELDVHPENGVDLVVNGRRIAKGELIKLGEALGVRILDIS; encoded by the coding sequence GTGACTTCCCCTAAAGCTTCGATGCCATACGATTGGCTTAAACAAATTCCTACCGCTCTTTTGCAACTAGATGAAATCCCGCTCATTGGATCATCCCCTCCTTTTCCATGGGAAGATTTATCTAAAGGGCTAGAAGAGATCTTTCAGATCCCGGATTTTAAAATAGAGCCCACTCCTTTCCAATGGCGTACAAAAGACGAGCTATGCGTGGGGATGGGTCCAGTCATCCCCCTCTCTTGCTCGATTCCCTCTCTAGAAGGTCAATTGACATGGATAATGGCAGCAGAAGATATCTATCGTTTGATATCTCTTCTCCTTAACGAGGATGGTCATGAGCATGATGTACTCGAAGATGAATTCCTGCAAGGCTTTTATTGCTTTGCCGCCTATGAAGTGATACACTTAATCAATAAGCTTCCTTTCGATCAATCTCTTTCTCCACAAATTTTACAAGAAAGTAGTATACCGGTAGAAGACTCCCTTTGCGCAGACATCAAAATTCAACTGCGTGGAAAGACTTTAATAGGACGTATGATTGTCTCGCCTACCTTCCGCCGTTCTTGGAAAGAAAAATATGCCGAACGTTCTCTAGAACTTCCTTTGCATGCATCGTTGGCCGAACAACTGACAATTCCAGTGCATATAGAAGCAGGAAGAACCTCTATCCATCCATCAGAATGGAAAACCGTTAGAAAAGGGGATTTTATTCTTCTGGATTCTTGCACAGTAAAACCTTATGATGATAAAGGTGGACGCATTACCCTTACTGTCAACGGCCTCCCTTTTTTCATTGGAAAAATTAAAGACGGAAATATTAAAATCTTGGACCACCCATTGTATTATCAAGAGGAAGAGACCTTTATGAGTAAAATTCCCTCCGAAGAACAGGATGATTCATCTTTAGATTTTGAGTCAGAATTAGAATTCGATTCTGAAATGGAATCTGATATGGAATCCGATTTTGAGTCAGAAATGGAAGCAGAGTCTGAGCATGAGTCTGAAGAAACATCGAATTTGGCCCTCGACGAGAAACTTAAAGATAGAGAAATAGAAGAAGATCTTACCTCTTCAGAAGAAGAATCTTCGGCTGTGATACCCACAGAAACGTCGGTCAAAATTGATGAGATTCCTTTATCTGTTATCATCGAAGTAGGCCGTCTGCAAATGTCTGTAAAAAAAATGCTTGAACTGCAGCCAGGCAATTTATTGGAGCTAGATGTCCATCCTGAAAACGGTGTCGATCTGGTCGTCAATGGAAGACGTATTGCCAAAGGTGAATTAATTAAGCTAGGTGAAGCCTTAGGCGTAAGAATTCTAGATATTAGCTAA
- a CDS encoding protein kinase — MTASESHQRSTLPTASSDKESFLSLPLPKKIGPYKIEALLEKGGMSILYLGTHPETNEPTTIKVLSPKFVSNPEIVERFLKEAEIIALADHPNIVKLYGQGKWAGGLYIAMEFIQGISLRQYILQTPISLRRALEIIIDISYALCHLHTHGVIHRDLKPENILVTESDVIKVIDFGIAQLLKESSSDLSKQPRMIGTPIYMSPEQQQHPDSVSFPSDIYSLGIIAYELMLGKLSQGHIHLSLMPKGMQKILVKALQPEVRDRYQDIVDFIAAVSGYLNSESFEKDKIVKDYLSELSESLRRTQAVLSHDKAPQWNGVHVKVTASNTHAIAGVYYDFLEINPGLYGIAFAESSLNYSDGMVACSIFRGMLKALYRRVTDLKELADLLNQLVIEDGLDKSLKFNYLVIDTQQNKVQYLICGHSYLWARPHHKTPFKVICENPPLGADPHSQFQIQQVDWKSNDSYILSNSNLEMSEKELLEIWQSAEKLSPPLWMEIFLRRKRAMHKILSEKTITFIAIQSLA; from the coding sequence ATGACTGCTTCTGAATCTCATCAACGCTCTACCCTACCTACCGCATCCTCGGATAAGGAAAGTTTTCTCTCCCTCCCTCTTCCTAAAAAAATCGGTCCTTACAAGATTGAAGCACTTTTAGAAAAAGGAGGAATGAGCATCCTTTATTTAGGCACGCATCCTGAAACCAATGAGCCTACAACCATCAAAGTTCTTTCTCCTAAATTTGTTTCTAATCCCGAAATTGTTGAACGTTTTCTAAAAGAAGCCGAGATTATAGCCTTGGCAGACCATCCTAACATTGTCAAACTGTATGGGCAAGGTAAATGGGCTGGAGGGCTTTACATCGCCATGGAATTCATTCAAGGTATTTCATTGCGCCAATACATCTTGCAAACCCCTATATCTCTTAGAAGAGCGTTAGAAATTATTATAGATATTTCCTATGCACTTTGTCATCTTCATACCCATGGGGTTATTCACCGAGATTTAAAGCCTGAAAATATCCTAGTGACTGAATCTGATGTCATCAAAGTGATAGACTTTGGCATCGCCCAACTTCTTAAAGAATCTTCTTCTGATCTCTCTAAACAACCAAGAATGATAGGTACACCTATCTATATGAGCCCTGAACAGCAGCAGCATCCCGACTCAGTCTCTTTTCCTTCCGATATATATTCATTGGGTATCATTGCTTATGAACTTATGCTAGGTAAGCTCAGCCAGGGGCATATTCATCTTTCTTTAATGCCCAAAGGCATGCAAAAAATTCTTGTGAAAGCTTTGCAACCAGAAGTTAGGGACCGATACCAAGATATTGTAGATTTTATTGCTGCTGTATCTGGTTATCTAAATTCTGAGAGCTTTGAGAAAGATAAAATTGTTAAAGATTACTTGAGCGAACTATCAGAAAGCTTACGCCGCACTCAAGCAGTTCTAAGTCATGACAAGGCCCCCCAATGGAACGGCGTGCACGTCAAAGTTACAGCCTCTAACACCCATGCTATTGCAGGAGTGTATTACGATTTTCTCGAAATAAATCCAGGCTTGTACGGCATTGCTTTTGCTGAATCTTCCTTAAATTACTCCGATGGTATGGTGGCTTGCTCTATCTTTCGAGGCATGCTAAAAGCTCTTTACAGAAGAGTAACTGATCTTAAAGAATTAGCTGATCTCCTTAACCAACTCGTCATCGAAGATGGTTTAGATAAAAGCCTCAAATTTAATTATTTAGTTATCGATACCCAGCAAAATAAGGTACAATATTTAATTTGTGGCCATAGCTATCTATGGGCTCGACCCCATCACAAAACACCTTTTAAAGTCATTTGTGAAAATCCCCCGCTAGGCGCTGATCCACATTCACAATTCCAAATTCAGCAAGTCGATTGGAAATCTAATGACTCTTATATATTAAGTAATAGTAATCTAGAAATGTCTGAAAAGGAATTGTTGGAGATTTGGCAATCAGCAGAAAAGCTAAGCCCTCCTCTATGGATGGAAATTTTTCTACGAAGAAAAAGGGCTATGCATAAAATTTTATCGGAAAAAACAATTACCTTCATTGCTATACAATCTCTAGCCTAA